CGAGCTTCAGGAGGCGATGCGCGCGCCGCCCTTGCCGCAATATGCCAATCCGCCGAAGGCCGACGACAATGCGCTGTCGTTTGCGGCGCAGCCGCTCAACGCGCTCAAGCAGGCGACGGTCGCAGCCCCGCCGCGCGATCCCTTCAGCGTCAAGACCTCGAACCTGTTCTTCGGCAGCTCCTCGCTCGGCGGCTCTGTCGAGAGCATCGAGAGCTGGCAGCCCGGCGCCGAGCCGCTGATCGTGACGCCCGATCCCGACATGAAGCTGGCCTCGCTGTCGCCGCCGAACGAGGATATCGCGAACGCCACCGAGAGCGGCGAGAGCGTCGCGCCGAAGGGCGAGGTCAACGCCGACAATCAGCGCGCCAAATCGCCGGCCGAGCGGCTGGCGCTCGACGACAAGTCACGCGCGAAGTCGGAAAAATGCCTTGCTGAGGCGGTCTATTTCGAATCCCGCGGCGAGGCCGTGCGCGGCCAGATCGCGGTCGCGCAAGTCGTGATGAACCGGGTATTCTCCGGCAAATATCCGGACACCGTGTGCGGCGTGGTCTATCAGAACAAGTACCGCCACTTCGCCTGCCAGTTCACCTTCGCCTGCGACAACAATCCCGATGTGATCCGCGAGCCCGAGATGTGGGAGCGCGCGAAGAGGATCTCGAAGGCGATGCTCGACGGCCAGATCTGGCTGCCCGAAGTCGGCAAGTCGACGCATTACCACGCCTATTGGGTGCGCCCGTCCTGGGTCGCCGAGATGAAGAAGATGTACAAATTCGGCGTGCACACCTTCTACCGGCCGCGCAACTGGGGCGATGGCAGCGAAGAGCCGAGCTGGGGCACCCCGGCGCAGACCGCCGCACTTTCGGCAGAGCTCACCCAGGAAGCCAAGAGCTCCGCCGAGATGGGCGTGGTCGAGCGAAGGTAGCCGCTCACGTCTCGATATCCAGCGCGCAGTCGAAATTCGGCGCCGAATGCGTCAGCGCGCCAGATGAGGCGTAGTCGACGCCGGTGGCCGCGATCGTCGCGATCGAGTCCAGCGTGACGCCGCCGGAGGCTTCCAGCGTGAGGCGGCCTTCCGTCATCCGCACCGCCTCGCGCAGCGTCGCGATGTCCATGTTGTCCAGCAGCGCGGCTTCTGCGAGGCCGGTGTCAAGCACCTCGCGCAGTTGCGCGAGCGTATCCACCTCGATCTCGATCTTGACGAGATGGCCGGCATGGCGGCGGGCACGCTCCAGCACCGGGCGGATGCCGCCGGCGACCGCGATGTGATTGTCCTTGATCAGGATCGCATCGTCGAGGCCGAAACGGTGGTTGAAGCCGCCGCCGCAACGCACCGCGTATTTCTCCAGCGCCCGCAATCCCGGCGTGGTCTTTCGCGTGCAGCAGATGCGCATTTTGGTGCCCTCGGTGCGCGCGACGTAGTCGGCCGTGAGCGTGGCGACGCCGGACAGCCGGCCGACGAAATTCAGCGCGGTTCGCTCAGCCGTGAGAATGGCGCGGGCCGGACCGGAGATCGTCAGCACGTGCTGTCCGCGGGCGACGCGCGCGGCGTCGCGGACATGCGCGCGCACCTCGAGGTCGGGGGAGAGCTTTTGCAGCGTCGCCAGCGCGAGCGGCAGGCCGGCGATCACGCCGGATTGGCGTGCCACCAGGACAGCCTGCGCCTTGGTCGCTTCCGGGATCGTCGCGAGCGAGGTGACGTCGCCGGCGCGGCCAAGGTCCTCGTCGAGCGCGCGATGCACGGCCTCGTCGATGGCGAGCGGAGAGAGAAAGGCGTCGGGATAGAGCAGGGAGGTCGGGGCGATCATAAAAGACTCCGTCAGGCGATCATGGATTGCGCGATGCGCGGCATTGGATGCTCGGTAAG
This portion of the Bradyrhizobium diazoefficiens genome encodes:
- a CDS encoding cell wall hydrolase, encoding MSVLRNHPKGARFASFGIGLCIFALMPRETGYQDIGSLLARQPGVAERWQKQVFSAASSIQLATYSFSRPIGTSVPQSAMVRLASLDGRDITGTISRGNPTLQAPTRYQASDFPRVDRALKGDRLATVTPAPETAAPAAAPAQQDPATSNSSVFGAKTVQLPAAQPQAMSPESAAALDPELQEAMRAPPLPQYANPPKADDNALSFAAQPLNALKQATVAAPPRDPFSVKTSNLFFGSSSLGGSVESIESWQPGAEPLIVTPDPDMKLASLSPPNEDIANATESGESVAPKGEVNADNQRAKSPAERLALDDKSRAKSEKCLAEAVYFESRGEAVRGQIAVAQVVMNRVFSGKYPDTVCGVVYQNKYRHFACQFTFACDNNPDVIREPEMWERAKRISKAMLDGQIWLPEVGKSTHYHAYWVRPSWVAEMKKMYKFGVHTFYRPRNWGDGSEEPSWGTPAQTAALSAELTQEAKSSAEMGVVERR
- the nadC gene encoding carboxylating nicotinate-nucleotide diphosphorylase, with the protein product MIAPTSLLYPDAFLSPLAIDEAVHRALDEDLGRAGDVTSLATIPEATKAQAVLVARQSGVIAGLPLALATLQKLSPDLEVRAHVRDAARVARGQHVLTISGPARAILTAERTALNFVGRLSGVATLTADYVARTEGTKMRICCTRKTTPGLRALEKYAVRCGGGFNHRFGLDDAILIKDNHIAVAGGIRPVLERARRHAGHLVKIEIEVDTLAQLREVLDTGLAEAALLDNMDIATLREAVRMTEGRLTLEASGGVTLDSIATIAATGVDYASSGALTHSAPNFDCALDIET